A DNA window from Kitasatospora atroaurantiaca contains the following coding sequences:
- the wecB gene encoding non-hydrolyzing UDP-N-acetylglucosamine 2-epimerase, producing MSHLPFPDRVGVASTPGRSQHHGFRPLHAAVILGTRPEAVKLAPVLRALEDSEDFAPLLINTGQHREMLYQMLTRLQLQPHYDLGVMTDRQQLSDLTALLIGALGEVLRDEGPDLVIVQGDTTSTLCGALAAFYERIPVAHVEAGLRSGVLDNPFPEELNRLLVSRLARWHFAPTERAGARLHAEGIPADSISVTGNTVIDNLLWVRHRGAGRSAFRTTRRGILVTLHRRENQGDRMRAMAATLLRLAQRSDVEILLPVHRSPAVRDVLVTALRDHPHITLTDPLDYFDFTASLAASELVLTDSGGVQEEAPSLDKPVLVLRATTERPEVVSTGAARLVGTDPDAIHAAANSLLDDPALYRSMADAPCPFGDGRAAQRIVTRLAEDFAATPTAGVAVGAATADVSLAQL from the coding sequence ATGTCCCACCTGCCATTTCCCGACCGTGTCGGCGTCGCCTCGACGCCGGGCCGGTCACAGCACCACGGCTTTCGCCCGCTGCACGCTGCCGTGATCCTGGGCACCCGGCCCGAGGCCGTCAAACTCGCCCCGGTCCTACGGGCTCTGGAGGACTCCGAGGACTTCGCCCCGCTGCTGATCAACACCGGCCAGCACCGCGAGATGCTCTACCAGATGCTGACCCGCCTTCAGCTGCAGCCCCATTACGACCTCGGCGTGATGACCGACCGCCAGCAGCTGTCCGACCTGACCGCCCTCCTGATCGGCGCTCTCGGGGAGGTGCTGCGGGACGAGGGGCCCGACCTGGTGATCGTCCAGGGCGACACCACCAGCACCCTGTGCGGCGCGCTCGCCGCCTTCTACGAGCGCATCCCGGTGGCCCACGTGGAGGCCGGCCTGCGCAGCGGCGTCCTCGACAACCCGTTTCCCGAGGAGCTCAACCGCCTCCTGGTCAGCCGGCTCGCCCGCTGGCACTTCGCCCCCACCGAACGCGCCGGTGCCCGGCTCCACGCCGAGGGCATCCCCGCCGACAGCATCTCCGTCACCGGCAACACCGTCATCGACAACCTGCTCTGGGTGCGGCACCGGGGTGCCGGCCGGTCCGCCTTCCGCACCACCCGCCGCGGCATCCTGGTCACGCTGCACCGGCGCGAGAACCAGGGCGACCGGATGCGGGCCATGGCTGCCACCCTGCTGCGCCTGGCCCAGCGGTCGGACGTCGAGATCCTGCTGCCCGTGCACCGCAGCCCCGCCGTCCGTGACGTACTGGTGACCGCGCTCCGCGACCACCCGCACATCACCCTCACCGATCCGCTGGACTACTTCGACTTCACCGCCTCCCTCGCCGCCAGCGAACTGGTCCTCACCGACTCCGGCGGCGTGCAGGAGGAGGCCCCCAGCCTGGACAAGCCGGTCCTGGTGCTGCGCGCCACCACCGAACGCCCCGAGGTGGTCTCCACCGGCGCCGCCCGGCTGGTCGGCACGGACCCCGACGCGATCCACGCCGCGGCCAACAGCCTGCTGGACGACCCCGCCCTCTACCGGAGCATGGCCGACGCACCGTGCCCCTTCGGCGACGGCCGTGCCGCGCAGCGGATCGTCACCCGATTGGCCGAGGACTTCGCCGCCACGCCGACGGCCGGTGTCGCGGTCGGTGCCGCCACGGCCGACGTCTCCCTGGCGCAGCTGTGA
- a CDS encoding family 16 glycoside hydrolase, whose product MHLDRPKWAALTGRPPERPFRPDRRRPPFSRLSPRTRRILFLVGIPLVALVLVMTLVLSSGPGLQKWPEGTTHGPWRAVFHGEGFVGGDDGKVILEPRRSLQPSETHAALVVSVGSYGDLDYRLQTRTTQQLRQPTPNSWEVSWVLWHYTDSQHFYYVALKPTGWELGKEDPAYPGAQRFLATGLPAYPVGPWYDVEIRQSGPTMSVTVDDKQLVTFTDEERPYLAGSVGLYNEDAHTEYRNVTVQ is encoded by the coding sequence ATGCACCTTGACCGGCCCAAATGGGCCGCGCTCACAGGACGCCCGCCGGAACGCCCGTTCCGACCGGACCGCCGTCGGCCCCCGTTCTCCCGGCTCTCCCCTCGAACCCGACGGATCCTCTTTCTCGTCGGCATCCCGCTCGTCGCGCTGGTGCTCGTGATGACCCTGGTCCTGAGCTCCGGTCCGGGCCTGCAGAAGTGGCCCGAAGGGACCACGCACGGCCCCTGGCGCGCCGTGTTCCACGGTGAGGGCTTCGTCGGCGGCGACGACGGCAAGGTGATCCTGGAGCCCCGCCGCTCCCTCCAACCGTCCGAGACCCACGCCGCCCTGGTGGTCTCGGTCGGCTCGTACGGCGACCTGGACTACCGCCTCCAGACGCGCACCACCCAGCAGCTCCGGCAGCCCACGCCCAACTCCTGGGAGGTCTCCTGGGTGCTCTGGCACTACACCGACTCCCAGCACTTCTACTACGTGGCGCTCAAGCCGACCGGCTGGGAGCTGGGCAAGGAGGACCCCGCCTACCCGGGCGCCCAGCGATTCCTCGCCACCGGCCTCCCCGCCTACCCGGTCGGCCCCTGGTACGACGTCGAGATCCGCCAGAGCGGCCCGACCATGTCGGTCACGGTGGACGACAAGCAACTGGTCACCTTCACCGACGAGGAGCGCCCGTACCTGGCCGGCAGCGTCGGCCTGTACAACGAGGACGCCCACACCGAGTACCGGAACGTCACCGTGCAGTAG
- a CDS encoding vitamin K epoxide reductase family protein: MTRRSTPTGADRGLAVLLMVCGALGLAASAVLTVDKIRLLQNPGYTPSCNINPVISCGSVMRTAQAEAFGFPNSLIGLAAFAVVLAVGVGLMAGAVYRRWFWVGLQLGTVLGLGFVLWLIDQALYEIGALCPYCMVVWAVVLPLCWYTTLHNHPRLRTRYHWVVPALWYVGIALLVLNRFWYYWRTLL, translated from the coding sequence ATGACCAGAAGAAGCACCCCGACCGGCGCGGACCGGGGCCTTGCCGTCCTGCTGATGGTCTGCGGCGCCCTCGGCCTGGCCGCCTCGGCCGTCCTCACCGTCGACAAGATCCGCCTGCTGCAGAACCCCGGCTACACGCCGAGCTGCAACATCAACCCGGTGATCAGTTGCGGTTCGGTCATGCGCACCGCCCAGGCCGAGGCCTTCGGGTTCCCCAACTCGTTGATCGGCCTGGCCGCCTTCGCCGTCGTCCTGGCCGTCGGTGTGGGGCTGATGGCCGGCGCGGTGTACCGGCGCTGGTTCTGGGTGGGCCTCCAGCTGGGTACCGTGCTCGGCCTCGGCTTCGTGCTCTGGCTGATCGACCAGGCGCTGTACGAGATCGGGGCGCTCTGCCCGTACTGCATGGTGGTGTGGGCCGTGGTGCTGCCGCTCTGCTGGTACACGACCCTGCACAACCACCCCAGGTTGCGCACCCGCTACCACTGGGTGGTCCCCGCCCTCTGGTACGTGGGGATCGCCCTGCTGGTGCTCAACCGCTTCTGGTACTACTGGCGCACCCTTCTGTGA
- a CDS encoding DsbA family protein produces MTTSQQPRPTARERLQEAQRREARAAVVRRRAVVGASIAAVLALAGATAVAVGTASGDEPGTAAPAAIPANASGKDGTVIVYGRADAPHTLQVYEDFRCPVCRTFEESAGKAVQQLADSGTYKIEYHLAAFLDDGLGGKGSKTALAAAGAALNEGVDKFKQFHDVLYANQPEERVDGFGDVNHLLDLAGKVPGLRTEAFTKAVTEGTYRSWARKVAATFDDSGVRGTPTLLLDGKPLRIFDAQGTPVTAEQYTTLVRQATGS; encoded by the coding sequence ATGACCACTTCCCAGCAGCCCAGGCCCACCGCTCGCGAGCGTCTCCAGGAGGCGCAGCGCCGGGAGGCGCGCGCCGCCGTCGTGCGCCGCCGGGCCGTGGTGGGCGCCTCCATCGCCGCCGTACTCGCCCTGGCCGGGGCCACCGCCGTGGCCGTCGGCACGGCGAGCGGCGACGAGCCCGGCACCGCCGCCCCGGCCGCGATCCCGGCCAACGCCTCCGGCAAGGACGGCACGGTGATCGTGTACGGCCGTGCGGACGCTCCGCACACCCTGCAGGTCTACGAGGACTTCCGCTGCCCGGTCTGCCGGACCTTCGAGGAGTCGGCCGGCAAGGCCGTGCAGCAGCTCGCCGACAGCGGAACGTACAAGATCGAGTACCACCTGGCCGCCTTCCTCGACGACGGGCTCGGCGGCAAGGGCTCCAAGACAGCCCTCGCGGCGGCCGGTGCGGCGCTCAACGAGGGCGTCGACAAGTTCAAGCAGTTCCACGACGTGCTCTACGCCAACCAGCCCGAGGAGCGGGTGGACGGCTTCGGCGACGTCAACCACCTGCTGGACCTGGCAGGTAAGGTGCCCGGGCTGAGGACCGAGGCGTTCACCAAGGCCGTCACCGAGGGCACCTACCGCTCCTGGGCACGCAAGGTCGCCGCCACCTTCGACGACAGCGGCGTACGCGGCACGCCGACCCTGCTGCTCGACGGCAAGCCGCTGCGGATCTTCGACGCCCAGGGCACGCCGGTCACGGCGGAGCAGTACACCACGCTGGTCCGCCAGGCGACGGGGAGCTGA
- a CDS encoding carotenoid oxygenase family protein, translated as MSYLAGITSLGNEVADVQLPVSGTLPDWLRGTLLRNGPALFEAGERSFRHWFDGQAMLHRFSISDSGVSYTNRFLDTPGLRAARDEQVLRYSGFATDPCRSIFARLFSVFTPRRDSENANVNITRFGERFVALTETPLPVEFDPETLATAGVLGYQDDLDGQVTTAHPHQAPITGDLVNYILKFGRRSEYRVYRQKPGSLTRELITSHHSDRPSYMHSFAITENHVVLAEFPFRVNPLALLLSGRPFIENYHWDQARGTELVVIDQRDGSVRAVHRTDSLFAFHHINAFEQDGELVLDLCAYRDASVIRALYLDRLRAGGEVPQALPTRLRIGLDGGGVTREVLSEEPLELPRIDYARHNGRDYRFTYGVGSHDRRGGDFFDQLVKLDVTARETIIWYEPGCYPGEPVFVAAPQQSAEDDGVVLSVVLDSARGASFLLVLDAAGFTELARAEVPHAVPFGFHGVFTRG; from the coding sequence ATGAGCTATCTGGCCGGCATCACCAGCCTCGGCAACGAGGTGGCGGACGTACAACTCCCCGTGTCCGGCACGCTGCCCGACTGGCTCCGGGGCACCCTGCTGCGCAACGGCCCGGCGCTCTTCGAGGCCGGCGAGCGGTCCTTCCGGCACTGGTTCGACGGGCAGGCCATGCTGCACCGCTTCAGCATCTCCGACAGCGGCGTCTCGTACACCAACCGCTTCCTGGACACGCCGGGCCTCCGCGCCGCCCGCGACGAACAGGTCCTGCGCTACAGCGGGTTCGCCACCGACCCGTGCCGCTCGATCTTCGCCCGGCTGTTCTCCGTGTTCACACCCCGCAGGGACTCGGAGAACGCCAACGTCAACATCACCCGGTTCGGTGAGCGCTTCGTCGCCCTGACCGAGACTCCGCTGCCGGTCGAGTTCGACCCGGAGACCCTGGCCACGGCGGGCGTGCTCGGCTACCAGGACGACCTGGACGGGCAGGTGACCACCGCGCACCCCCACCAGGCTCCCATCACCGGCGACCTGGTCAACTACATCCTGAAGTTCGGCCGCAGGAGCGAGTACCGCGTCTACCGCCAGAAGCCCGGCAGTCTCACCCGCGAGCTGATCACCAGCCACCACTCGGACCGCCCTTCCTACATGCACAGCTTCGCGATCACCGAGAACCACGTCGTCCTGGCCGAGTTCCCGTTCCGGGTCAACCCGCTCGCGCTCCTGCTGAGCGGGCGCCCGTTCATCGAGAACTACCACTGGGACCAGGCGCGCGGCACCGAGCTGGTGGTGATCGACCAGCGCGACGGCAGCGTGCGTGCGGTCCACCGGACGGACAGCCTCTTCGCGTTTCATCACATCAACGCCTTCGAGCAGGACGGCGAGCTGGTGCTCGACCTCTGCGCGTACCGAGACGCCTCGGTCATCCGGGCGCTCTACCTGGACCGCCTGCGAGCCGGCGGCGAAGTCCCGCAGGCACTGCCGACCCGGCTGCGGATCGGCCTCGACGGCGGCGGCGTCACGCGTGAGGTGCTCTCCGAGGAGCCCCTGGAGCTGCCCCGGATCGACTACGCCCGGCACAACGGGCGCGACTACCGCTTCACGTACGGCGTCGGCTCCCACGACCGGCGGGGCGGCGACTTCTTCGACCAGTTGGTGAAACTGGACGTCACCGCCAGGGAGACCATCATCTGGTACGAGCCGGGCTGCTACCCGGGCGAGCCGGTGTTCGTCGCCGCTCCGCAGCAGTCGGCCGAGGACGACGGCGTGGTGCTCTCGGTGGTGCTGGACTCCGCTCGCGGCGCCTCCTTCCTGCTCGTCCTGGACGCCGCCGGCTTCACCGAGCTGGCCCGGGCCGAGGTGCCGCACGCGGTGCCGTTCGGCTTCCACGGCGTCTTCACCCGGGGGTGA
- a CDS encoding CHAD domain-containing protein, giving the protein MSHKALPATGELLAARIAEQAEVLAGLEPAVRADEPDAVHQMRVACRRLRSALRAYGPPLAAPERELKWLGSVLGGARDCEVLGALLTERARELPPECEPEELAARITEWSHERYVRAWPQVLEGLDSPRYRALLATLRELAADPPSGKGLPPLRKLIRRAQRRTAARIKAARRAAPGVETDRELHEARKAAKWARYLGETAGRPARRFTARMKALQEVLGTHQDAVVAREALYELGRAGGHGFGYGVLYGEQLAVAERAREQLPEVWRRAKKPPRFR; this is encoded by the coding sequence ATGTCGCACAAGGCGCTTCCGGCCACGGGGGAGCTGCTGGCGGCCCGGATCGCCGAGCAGGCCGAGGTGCTGGCAGGGCTGGAGCCGGCGGTCCGGGCCGACGAGCCGGACGCGGTGCACCAGATGCGGGTCGCCTGCCGCAGGCTGCGCAGCGCGCTGCGCGCGTACGGGCCGCCGCTCGCGGCCCCCGAGCGGGAGCTCAAGTGGCTCGGCTCGGTGCTGGGCGGCGCGCGGGACTGCGAGGTGCTGGGCGCGCTGCTCACCGAACGGGCCCGTGAGCTGCCGCCGGAGTGCGAACCGGAAGAGCTGGCGGCGCGGATCACCGAGTGGTCGCACGAGCGTTACGTACGGGCCTGGCCGCAGGTCCTCGAGGGGCTGGACAGCCCGCGCTACCGCGCGCTGCTGGCGACCCTGCGGGAGCTGGCGGCCGACCCGCCGTCCGGGAAGGGGCTGCCGCCCCTGAGGAAGCTGATCCGCCGGGCGCAGCGCCGTACGGCGGCGCGGATCAAGGCCGCTCGGCGGGCTGCGCCGGGCGTGGAGACCGACCGCGAGCTGCACGAGGCCCGTAAGGCCGCCAAGTGGGCCCGCTATCTGGGCGAGACGGCCGGCCGCCCCGCCCGGCGCTTCACGGCCAGGATGAAGGCCCTCCAGGAGGTGCTGGGCACCCACCAGGACGCCGTGGTCGCCCGCGAAGCCCTGTACGAGCTCGGCCGCGCGGGTGGCCACGGCTTCGGCTACGGAGTGCTGTACGGCGAGCAGCTCGCCGTGGCCGAGCGAGCCCGCGAACAGCTGCCCGAGGTCTGGCGGCGGGCGAAGAAGCCGCCCCGCTTCCGGTGA
- a CDS encoding uracil-DNA glycosylase: MEQHPDAVADAGSLAELDAAVTGCRACPRLVSWREEAARVKRRAYLDWEYWARPIPGFGPPDAALVLVGLAPAAHGANRTGRIFTGDPSGDLLYAALHELGLASQPTATSRDDGLELYGVRITDPVRCAPPDNKPTVLERDTCRPWIARELTFLRPTVRAVVALGGFAWQALLPALAAAGWELPRPRPVFGHGARVTLRATDGGPPLELFGCFHVSPRNTNTGRLTTGMLRDLLGTAAEVAGLPVRRD; this comes from the coding sequence ATGGAACAGCACCCCGACGCGGTGGCGGACGCCGGCAGCCTGGCCGAGCTGGACGCCGCGGTGACCGGCTGCCGGGCCTGCCCTCGGCTGGTGAGCTGGCGGGAGGAGGCCGCCCGGGTCAAGCGCCGGGCGTACCTGGACTGGGAGTACTGGGCCAGGCCGATCCCCGGCTTCGGGCCGCCGGACGCGGCGCTCGTCCTGGTCGGGCTCGCCCCCGCCGCACACGGCGCCAACCGGACCGGACGGATCTTCACCGGCGACCCGTCCGGCGATCTGCTCTACGCCGCGCTCCACGAACTGGGCCTGGCCTCCCAGCCCACCGCGACCAGCCGCGACGACGGCCTCGAGCTGTACGGGGTCCGGATCACCGATCCCGTCCGCTGCGCGCCGCCCGACAACAAGCCGACCGTGCTGGAGCGGGACACCTGCCGCCCGTGGATCGCCCGGGAGTTGACGTTCCTGCGGCCCACCGTGCGGGCGGTGGTCGCCCTGGGCGGATTCGCCTGGCAGGCGCTGCTGCCCGCGCTGGCGGCAGCGGGGTGGGAGCTGCCCCGGCCGCGCCCGGTCTTCGGGCACGGGGCCCGGGTGACCCTGCGGGCCACCGACGGCGGCCCGCCGCTGGAGCTCTTCGGCTGCTTCCACGTCAGCCCGCGCAACACCAACACCGGGCGGCTCACCACCGGGATGCTGCGCGATCTGCTCGGCACGGCGGCCGAGGTGGCCGGACTCCCGGTGCGGCGGGACTGA
- a CDS encoding slipin family protein, producing MIVLDAILGLVIVAAVWAGLSIRVVQQWQRGVVFRFGRVRENLRQPGLVMLMPVADRIRRVNVQIVTMPIPAQEGITRDNVTVRVDAVVYFKVVDPVRATVNVQDYQFAISQVAQTSLRSIIGKSELDDLLANREPINQGLELMLDSPALGWGIQIDRVEIKDVALPESMKRSMARQAEADRERRARIITADGEYQASARLSEAATIMSAAPAALQLRLLQTVVEVAAEKNSTLVLPFPVELLRFLDSATKSTDAERARADGGKPSEEAAPPRGVEQLELPALDEVLARSPLDGLEPVKPPDPPPES from the coding sequence ATGATCGTTCTTGATGCGATTCTGGGGCTAGTCATAGTGGCCGCGGTCTGGGCCGGGCTCAGTATCCGGGTGGTCCAGCAGTGGCAGCGCGGGGTGGTCTTCCGCTTCGGACGGGTACGCGAGAATCTGCGCCAGCCCGGGCTGGTCATGCTGATGCCGGTCGCGGACCGGATCAGGCGGGTGAACGTGCAGATCGTCACCATGCCGATCCCCGCTCAGGAGGGCATCACCCGCGACAACGTGACGGTACGGGTCGACGCGGTGGTGTACTTCAAGGTGGTCGACCCCGTACGGGCGACCGTGAATGTCCAGGACTACCAGTTCGCCATCTCGCAGGTCGCCCAGACCTCGCTGCGGTCGATCATCGGCAAGAGCGAGCTGGACGATCTGCTGGCCAACCGTGAGCCGATCAACCAGGGGCTGGAGCTGATGCTGGACAGCCCCGCGCTCGGCTGGGGCATCCAGATCGACCGGGTGGAGATCAAGGACGTCGCCCTGCCCGAGTCGATGAAGCGCTCGATGGCCCGCCAGGCCGAGGCCGACCGCGAGCGGCGGGCCCGGATCATCACCGCGGACGGCGAGTACCAGGCCTCGGCGCGGCTCTCCGAGGCTGCCACGATCATGAGCGCCGCTCCGGCGGCACTCCAACTGCGGTTGTTGCAGACGGTGGTGGAGGTCGCGGCCGAGAAGAACTCGACCCTGGTCCTGCCCTTCCCGGTCGAGCTGCTGCGCTTCCTGGACAGCGCCACCAAGTCCACGGACGCCGAGCGGGCCCGGGCCGACGGCGGGAAGCCGTCGGAGGAGGCCGCCCCGCCGCGCGGCGTCGAGCAGCTGGAGCTGCCCGCGCTCGACGAGGTCCTGGCCCGCTCGCCGCTGGACGGGTTGGAGCCGGTGAAGCCTCCGGATCCCCCGCCGGAGTCCTGA
- a CDS encoding CBS domain-containing protein, which produces MTTAKEIMHPGAECVREHETLADAARIMKERDVGALPICGENDKLLGILTDRDIVLKCVAQGLDPSRLTAGEVAQGRPMVVEADEDVEQVLRIMEQHLVRRLPVINHPEHKLVGMISEADIARGMPQERVAEFVTAICAE; this is translated from the coding sequence ATGACCACCGCGAAAGAGATCATGCACCCCGGGGCCGAGTGCGTCCGGGAGCACGAGACCCTGGCCGACGCGGCCCGGATCATGAAGGAACGGGACGTCGGCGCACTGCCGATCTGCGGGGAGAACGACAAGCTGCTGGGGATCCTCACCGACCGGGACATCGTCCTCAAGTGCGTCGCCCAGGGCCTGGACCCGAGCCGGCTCACGGCGGGCGAGGTCGCGCAGGGGCGGCCGATGGTGGTGGAGGCGGACGAGGACGTGGAGCAGGTCCTGCGGATCATGGAGCAGCACCTGGTCCGCCGGCTCCCCGTGATCAACCACCCGGAGCACAAGCTGGTCGGCATGATCAGCGAGGCCGACATCGCGCGGGGTATGCCGCAGGAGAGGGTGGCCGAGTTCGTCACCGCGATCTGCGCCGAGTGA
- a CDS encoding SGNH/GDSL hydrolase family protein yields the protein MRSRLLRHVRLTVVAALLAAAALVGFSSAPASAADASTPRYYLALGDSLAAGYQSLPGGGHVTGRGYAQDIARTLAARAAASGRAFDFVDLGCPGESTTTMIGGGCPYPHPYAGAQLAEAVDFLRHHHGQRVVVTLDIGANDVNGCLAGGNVDLPCALAGIGKVRTGLGTILDQLRAAAGPHTRIVGMNLYDPFLAAWLTGDQGKALATLSVPLADALNATLGLSDAVHGVPTADVAGAFRTNEFLPLVPLNGQQVPLNVARIMQWTNMARGDIHANDAGYQVIADTFLAKL from the coding sequence ATGCGCTCACGCCTGCTCAGACACGTCCGGCTCACCGTGGTGGCGGCGCTGCTCGCCGCCGCCGCACTGGTCGGCTTCTCCTCCGCACCCGCCTCGGCCGCCGACGCCTCCACGCCCCGCTACTACCTCGCACTGGGCGACTCCCTGGCCGCCGGCTACCAGTCCCTGCCGGGCGGCGGGCATGTCACCGGCCGCGGCTACGCCCAGGACATCGCCCGTACGCTCGCGGCGCGGGCAGCGGCCTCGGGGCGGGCCTTCGACTTCGTCGACCTCGGCTGCCCGGGCGAGTCCACCACCACCATGATCGGCGGGGGCTGCCCGTACCCGCACCCGTACGCGGGCGCCCAACTCGCCGAGGCGGTGGACTTCCTGCGTCACCACCACGGGCAGCGGGTGGTCGTGACGCTGGACATCGGCGCCAACGACGTCAACGGCTGCCTGGCCGGCGGGAACGTCGACCTGCCGTGCGCGCTCGCCGGTATCGGCAAGGTCCGCACGGGCCTCGGCACCATCCTCGACCAGCTCAGGGCGGCGGCCGGCCCGCACACCCGGATCGTCGGCATGAACCTCTACGACCCGTTCCTGGCCGCCTGGCTGACGGGTGATCAGGGGAAGGCGCTGGCCACGCTGTCCGTACCGCTCGCGGACGCGCTCAACGCCACCCTAGGCCTCTCCGACGCCGTCCACGGAGTGCCCACCGCCGATGTGGCCGGGGCCTTCCGTACGAACGAGTTCCTCCCGCTGGTGCCGTTGAACGGGCAGCAGGTGCCGCTCAACGTGGCGCGGATCATGCAGTGGACCAACATGGCCCGCGGGGACATCCACGCCAACGACGCGGGCTACCAGGTGATCGCGGACACCTTCCTCGCGAAGCTCTGA
- a CDS encoding PaaI family thioesterase yields MTLSAAEADKILADNFAPWVQALGLSVTETGERHAVLRLPWSDQLAREGGGLSGQAMMAAADTASVIAVSAARGGFGPMTTVQQSTTFQRAVLGSDVLVTARVGKLGRRLAFLDITLTAEGEEEPAAHATTVYAFPG; encoded by the coding sequence GTGACTCTCTCCGCCGCCGAGGCAGACAAGATCCTGGCCGACAACTTCGCCCCGTGGGTGCAGGCACTCGGGCTGTCGGTGACCGAAACCGGTGAGCGGCACGCCGTGCTGCGGCTGCCCTGGTCGGACCAGCTGGCCCGGGAGGGCGGCGGGCTGTCCGGCCAGGCGATGATGGCCGCCGCGGACACCGCGAGCGTGATCGCGGTGTCCGCCGCGCGTGGCGGCTTCGGGCCGATGACGACGGTTCAGCAGTCGACGACCTTTCAGCGCGCGGTGCTCGGCTCGGACGTTCTGGTGACGGCCCGGGTCGGCAAGTTGGGGCGTCGGCTCGCGTTCCTGGACATCACCCTGACGGCAGAGGGCGAGGAGGAGCCGGCGGCGCACGCGACGACGGTGTACGCGTTCCCCGGCTGA
- a CDS encoding DUF488 domain-containing protein, with the protein MNRTADVTYGRVYPGESEDGSRKRVLVDRIWPRGLRKEDARLDAWLRDIAPSTELRRWYGHAPERFEEFRRRYLAELRDPEHQEALQGLQELAAGQPVTLLTATRDLDHSHAAVLAERLRRSRP; encoded by the coding sequence ATGAACAGGACAGCTGACGTGACGTACGGAAGGGTGTACCCCGGCGAGTCCGAGGACGGCTCCCGGAAGCGGGTGCTGGTGGACCGGATCTGGCCGCGCGGCCTTCGCAAGGAGGACGCCCGTCTCGATGCATGGCTCCGCGACATCGCTCCGTCGACCGAGCTGCGCCGCTGGTACGGCCACGCCCCCGAGCGTTTCGAGGAGTTCCGTCGCCGCTACCTTGCCGAACTCCGCGATCCGGAGCACCAGGAGGCTCTGCAGGGCCTGCAGGAACTCGCCGCGGGCCAACCCGTGACGCTGCTGACCGCCACCCGCGATCTCGATCACAGCCATGCCGCCGTCCTCGCGGAACGGCTCAGGCGCAGCCGGCCGTAG